In Oryza sativa Japonica Group chromosome 2, ASM3414082v1, the following are encoded in one genomic region:
- the LOC107276727 gene encoding GDSL esterase/lipase At5g55050: protein MGSHSFSYVLVALCLLGVAAEATQLAPAVFVFGDSTVDVGNNNYLNITKQARANYPKHGVDFTGSTPTGRFSNGYNLADQLAQQLGFPMSPPAYLSLTAKTIVSQMYKGINFASGGSGLGDKTGQGAGDVIPMFQQVQYFSKVVAMMQKLSGSRTTNTLLSKSIFLISTGSNDMFEYSLSGGNGDDREFLLGFAAAYRSYVRALYRLGARKFSVVSITPLGCTPSQRARRLSEDGTRGCYGPINTLSLRSYPTLAASLRDLADELPSMAYSLSDSFAMVSFIFANPRTNAWSFTELESGCCGSGPFGALGCDETAPLCNNRDDHLFWDANHPTQAASAIAAQTLFTGNRTFVSPVNVRELALL, encoded by the exons ATGGGCAGCCATAGTTTCTCATACGTGCTGGTGGCTTTGTGCTTGCTTGGggtcgcggcggaggcgacACAGCTTGCCCCCGCGGTCTTCGTGTTCGGCGACTCGACGGTTGACGTGGGCAACAACAACTACCTGAACATCACCAAGCAGGCCCGAGCCAATTACCCCAAGCACGGCGTGGACTTCACCGGCTCGACGCCGACCGGCCGGTTCAGCAATGGCTACAACTTGGCAGACCAGCTAG CTCAGCAGCTCGGCTTCCCAATGAGCCCACCGGCGTACCTGTCGCTGACAGCGAAGACCATCGTTTCGCAGATGTACAAGGGCATCAACTTCGCATCAGGCGGATCAGGCCTCGGTGACAAAACCGGCCAAGGG GCCGGGGATGTAATCCCGATGTTCCAGCAAGTGCAGTACTTCTCGAAGGTGGTGGCGATGATGCAGAAGCTGTCAGGCTCGAGAACAACCAACACTCTCCTCTCCAAGTCCATCTTCCTCATCAGCACCGGCAGCAACGACATGTTCGAGTACTCCTTgtccggcggcaacggcgacgaccGCGAGTTTCTGCTGGGTTTCGCCGCGGCGTACAGGTCTTACGTGAGGGCGTTGTACCGGCTAGGCGCGAGGAAGTTCAGCGTCGTCAGCATCACGCCGCTGGGCTGCACCCCGTCGCAGCGGGCCCGCCGGCTGTCGGAGGATGGCACGCGCGGATGCTACGGCCCGATCAACACCCTCTCGCTGCGGTCCTACCCGACGCTCGCCGCGTCGCTCCGGGACCTCGCCGACGAGCTGCCCAGCATGGCCTACTCCCTCAGCGACTCCTTCGCCATGGTCTCCTTCATCTTCGCCAACCCGCGCACGAACGCCTGGA GTTTCACGGAGCTGGAGTCCGGGTGCTGTGGGTCGGGGCCGTTTGGAGCGCTCGGGTGCGACGAGACTGCGCCGCTGTGCAACAACCGCGACGACCACCTGTTCTGGGATGCCAACCACCCGACGCAGGCTGCGTCGGCCATCGCCGCGCAGACGCTCTTCACCGGCAACCGGACTTTCGTCAGCCCTGTCAACGTCAGGGAATTGGCTCTGCTGTGA